One window of the Zea mays cultivar B73 chromosome 3, Zm-B73-REFERENCE-NAM-5.0, whole genome shotgun sequence genome contains the following:
- the LOC100276614 gene encoding uncharacterized protein LOC100276614 precursor, translated as MAAALWTLLVAVALSAALASNRPVAATATAAAEAANEVLRAHQLPGGLLPAGITAFRHDAATGAFEARLDAPCTARFEVGLRYNATVSGVISPGQIADISGVAAQDLFMWFPVHDIKVDIPSSGVIYFNVGVVKKHLPLAVFDAPPACTPDPLLQRLEDVGEGGLAVVGAAASRR; from the exons ATGGCGGCCGCGCTGTGGACGCTGCTAGTGGCGGTGGCCCTGTCGGCGGCGCTGGCCTCGAACCGCCCCgtggcggcgacggcgacggcggcggcggaggcggcgaACGAGGTGCTCCGCGCGCACCAGCTGCCGGGGGGCCTGCTGCCGGCGGGGATCACGGCGTTCCGGCACGACGCCGCCACGGGGGCGTTCGAGGCCCGGCTGGACGCGCCCTGCACGGCGCGCTTCGAGGTCGGCCTCCGCTACAACGCCACCGTCTCCGGGGTCATCAGCCCCGGCCAGATCGCCGACATCTCCGGCGTCGCCGCGCAGGACCTCTTCATGTGGTTCCCCGTCCACGACATCAAGGTCGACATCCCCTCCTCCGGCGTCATCTACTTCAACGTCGGCGTCGTCAAGAAGCACCTCCCGCTCGCCGTCTTCGACGCGCCGCCGGCCTGCACGCCCGACCCGCTCCTGCAG CGGCTggaggacgtgggcgagggcggaTTGGCCGTGGTGGGCGCCGCGGCGTCCCGGCGATGA
- the LOC111946235 gene encoding putative pentatricopeptide repeat-containing protein At5g37570-like isoform X1: MAAQPIRKPHFDRIVRALASDHPPPPRAELHAFLVRSHAAATAPALVRSLLNGAISRLSKRRPRAALALLLIMPRLPVRPDHFTLPFALNAAASLRLLPLGASLHAVALRLALLPLRLPVANALVDLYAKCEEFPAAHAALADIPAPDAVSFNSLLCAHARNASVRPAESLFAAMPTRTQVSWNAMVVLYVSAGDLAAACRVFDEMPTRDTASSMVLIVGYCKCGLVQNARELFDKMPTKDLVARTAMINGYAQTGRPKVALALFRDLEAAGIEPDGATMVGVISAVSQIGSTELAGWVGAYVDRKKIERNEKVLTALVDMHAKCGNIEQALSAFREIPRPDAYPYTALISGLATHGHENLALSVFERMRAEDIKPHPITFVGVLTACSHAGNVEKGLEYWEAMVQDYGIERHADHYACVIDMLGRAGRIEEAFEMVQTMPMGPHPGALGALLSACKTYDNVEIAEVVANKLFELEPWNTGNYILLSNIYAGKELWEEAERVRSLMRTKLPFKSPGSTWFEDRQREHAKMSIMD, translated from the coding sequence atggcggCCCAGCCCATCCGCAAACCGCACTTCGACCGCATCGTCCGCGCGCTCGCCTCCGACCACCCGCCACCGCCCCGCGCCGAGCTGCACGCGTTTCTCGTCCGCTCGCACGCCGCGGCCACCGCGCCCGCCCTCGTCCGCTCGCTCCTCAACGGCGCCATCAGCCGCCTCTCCAAGCGGCGCCCGCGCGCCGCGCTCGCCTTGCTCCTCATCATGCCGCGCCTGCCCGTGCGCCCCGACCACTTCACGCTCCCCTTCGCGCTCAACGCCGCCGCGTCGCTCCGCCTCCTCCCGCTCGGCGCCTCCCTGCACGCCGTCGCGCTCCGCCTCGCGCTCCTCCCGCTCCGCCTCCCCGTCGCCAACGCGCTCGTCGACCTGTACGCCAAGTGCGAGGAGTTCCCCGCCGCGCACGCCGCGCTGGCGGACATCCCCGCCCCCGACGCGGTCTCCTTCAACTCCCTCCTCTGCGCGCACGCCCGCAACGCCTCCGTGCGTCCCGCCGAGTCCCTCTTCGCTGCCATGCCCACCAGGACCCAGGTCTCCTGGAACGCCATGGTGGTCCTCTACGTCAGCGCTGGTGACCTCGCGGCCGCTTGCCGTGTGTTTGACGAAATGCCGACGAGGGACACGGCCTCGTCGATGGTGCTCATTGTCGGGTATTGTAAGTGCGGGCTGGTGCAGAATGCGCGTGAGCTGTTTGACAAAATGCCTACAAAGGATCTCGTGGCCCGGACGGCCATGATTAATGGTTATGCACAGACTGGGCGGCCAAAGGTGGCACTCGCTTTATTTAGGGATCTGGAGGCTGCTGGGATTGAGCCTGATGGAGCCACAATGGTTGGGGTTATCTCTGCAGTTTCACAGATAGGCAGCACGGAGTTGGCTGGGTGGGTTGGAGCTTACGTCGACAGGAAGAAGATCGAAAGGAATGAGAAGGTTCTTACAGCACTAGTAGATATGCACGCAAAGTGTGGCAACATTGAGCAGGCACTGAGTGCTTTCAGGGAGATCCCACGACCTGATGCCTATCCATACACAGCACTGATTAGCGGCCTGGCAACACATGGACACGAAAATCTGGCACTTTCAGTGTTCGAAAGGATGCGGGCTGAAGACATCAAGCCTCACCCTATCACTTTCGTTGGTGTGCTTACAGCATGCAGCCACGCAGGGAATGTTGAAAAGGGACTGGAGTATTGGGAGGCAATGGTGCAGGATTATGGTATTGAGCGCCATGCGGACCACTATGCCTGTGTCATTGACATGCTCGGGCGTGCAGGGAGGATTGAGGAGGCTTTCGAGATGGTTCAAACGATGCCGATGGGGCCACATCCGGGGGCTCTTGGTGCACTCCTGAGTGCCTGCAAGACATATGATAACGTTGAGATTGCAGAAGTTGTCGCAAACAAGCTATTTGAGTTGGAACCTTGGAACACTGGGAACTATATACTCTTGTCAAACATATATGCTGGGAAAGAACTCTGGGAGGAGGCAGAAAGGGTCAGATCACTGATGAGAACAAAACTGCCATTTAAAAGTCCTGGATCCACTTGGTTTGAGGATCGACAGAGAGAGCATGCTAAGATGTCTATCATGGACTGA